In one Zunongwangia endophytica genomic region, the following are encoded:
- a CDS encoding TlpA disulfide reductase family protein — MRKIKILLGILLVQFTINAQQTEPIFSVSPKLPNPGDQVALNYNSENTVLKDAKDIQAVIYVNADHQWSASDLTFQETEDNHWKTSFTLPENTALISCVFKSDTLVDRGGTTTYSWLLDKEPGSYASWGILRSKIFQEESIAIVDDSAYISSEIGLMWINKEIQKFPESRNLYFYEGLKLMQDSKEGDHSNRIQNEIKHILEQDLTKLQQYKIQKSLQLLDTEKYKSFIDSVNDALLKTYPKGVLARDNEMKRLFTESDIQKKIREFEEFQSNFPKEDFKDVFTFTEDLYYDKLYRSIAYRYITENGNYSFVFDNLKDAGFYNLVDYSWHFVSIPYNNESIAVDSLNTIASKIIPELEVREKEIPKRYEGKLSILEWKQKAQEASAREYLTYAKILDELKDYEAEDHYLEKVKSFYIYENTDFNELYADYLLRQGNKEAAINFIKESLSRNNATAQMLSILKEDFLAQNGSNANFEDYVSAIKSGDSQDQFKEELIAEIINKPIEDFELESSLGGTVKLSAQKGKIVIIDMWATWCAPCKKAMPGMKMAVDKYSEDKNVQFYFLDTQEYISDYKKQTVEFIEENNYPFEILYDAKNPESGKFDDTYAKYSKAFEFSGIPQKMIIDQHGKLRWRSTGYSGSPSELADEISIIIEYLKSEK, encoded by the coding sequence ATGCGAAAAATAAAAATATTGCTAGGTATACTATTAGTGCAGTTCACTATAAATGCCCAGCAAACCGAACCAATTTTTTCTGTAAGTCCAAAACTACCTAATCCAGGAGATCAGGTTGCGTTAAACTATAACTCAGAGAATACAGTATTAAAAGACGCTAAAGACATTCAGGCGGTGATCTATGTAAATGCAGATCATCAATGGTCGGCTAGCGATCTAACTTTTCAGGAAACCGAAGATAATCATTGGAAAACCTCCTTTACGTTACCTGAAAATACAGCCCTTATAAGCTGTGTTTTTAAATCGGATACTTTAGTAGATAGAGGTGGCACAACTACTTATTCCTGGTTACTCGATAAAGAGCCGGGCTCTTATGCTAGCTGGGGTATTTTAAGATCTAAAATTTTCCAAGAGGAAAGTATTGCAATAGTAGACGATAGCGCTTATATCTCTAGCGAGATTGGATTAATGTGGATCAATAAAGAAATACAGAAATTTCCTGAAAGCCGAAATCTATATTTTTACGAAGGACTAAAATTAATGCAAGATTCGAAAGAAGGTGATCATAGCAATCGAATTCAGAATGAAATTAAGCATATTTTAGAGCAGGATCTTACTAAACTTCAGCAATATAAAATTCAGAAATCACTTCAGTTATTAGATACAGAAAAGTATAAATCTTTTATTGATTCTGTAAATGATGCTTTACTGAAAACATATCCTAAAGGAGTTTTAGCAAGGGATAATGAGATGAAGCGTTTGTTTACTGAAAGTGATATTCAGAAAAAGATCCGTGAATTTGAAGAATTTCAATCTAATTTTCCTAAAGAGGATTTTAAAGATGTCTTTACATTTACTGAAGATTTGTATTACGACAAATTATACAGAAGTATAGCTTATAGATACATTACAGAAAACGGAAATTATAGCTTTGTGTTCGACAATCTAAAAGATGCAGGTTTTTATAATCTGGTAGATTATAGCTGGCATTTTGTAAGTATTCCGTATAATAACGAGTCTATAGCAGTGGATAGTTTAAATACTATTGCAAGCAAAATCATACCTGAATTAGAAGTTCGAGAAAAAGAGATTCCTAAAAGATACGAAGGGAAATTATCGATTCTGGAATGGAAACAAAAAGCACAGGAAGCATCTGCTCGAGAATATTTAACCTACGCTAAAATTCTTGATGAATTAAAAGATTACGAAGCTGAAGATCATTATTTAGAAAAAGTAAAATCATTCTATATTTATGAAAATACAGATTTTAATGAGCTTTATGCAGATTATTTACTAAGACAGGGTAATAAAGAAGCAGCGATTAATTTTATTAAAGAAAGCCTTTCGCGTAATAATGCTACAGCGCAAATGCTTTCTATACTTAAGGAAGATTTTTTAGCACAGAATGGGAGCAACGCCAATTTTGAAGATTACGTAAGCGCTATTAAATCTGGCGATTCTCAAGATCAATTTAAAGAAGAATTGATTGCTGAAATAATTAATAAACCTATTGAAGATTTTGAACTGGAAAGCTCTTTAGGAGGAACAGTAAAGTTGTCTGCTCAAAAAGGAAAAATCGTAATTATCGATATGTGGGCTACGTGGTGTGCCCCTTGTAAAAAAGCAATGCCCGGCATGAAGATGGCGGTAGATAAATATTCTGAAGATAAAAATGTACAATTTTACTTCCTAGATACTCAGGAATACATTTCAGATTATAAAAAGCAAACAGTAGAATTTATCGAGGAAAACAATTATCCTTTCGAGATTCTTTACGACGCTAAAAATCCCGAATCAGGTAAGTTCGACGATACTTATGCTAAATATTCAAAAGCATTCGAATTTTCAGGAATTCCACAAAAAATGATCATAGATCAACATGGAAAATTAAGATGGCGATCTACTGGTTACTCAGGAAGCCCAAGCGAGCTTGCAGACGAAATTTCTATCATAATCGAATATTTGAAATCTGAAAAATAA
- a CDS encoding RagB/SusD family nutrient uptake outer membrane protein: MKLNYIYTFLFIIATTLVSCDDYVDIRTEGILYPEDTENYRYLLNNTPIYDLSYSLVDIPTDDISMRYDHAQYFETNAANSEFNRPFKDTYIFADSIYRTGEMDSEIKAMYEGLYSANVVITEVLESTSGAEQEKNALQGEAMVHRAYLFLNLVNTFGKAYDANTASTDLGIPMFIEPTVDQDIKRATVQEVYDRIITDLTSAANSGLPGVRSGTEVGFPSKSSAHALLARTYLYMGDYSKALENAEQSLALQNTLLNLENYTETPDFSWPRRIEDPELILSKKTMRSYNYLPTLLSLSDDLLNSFDSTDLRYQLYTRPNEELTYGDITEGRSYCIARLTGENRNAGPTVPEMYLIKAECLARAGNTEAAMDALNTLREARFRAEDYIALRAGDPEDALIKVLAERRRELMGKGGFRLFDLKRLNKDPRFARTVEHEYLNETYTLEPGGDRYQFPFASTLFQYAPNLEQNP; this comes from the coding sequence ATGAAACTAAATTATATATATACCTTTTTATTTATAATAGCTACAACTTTAGTGAGTTGTGATGATTATGTCGATATAAGAACAGAAGGAATATTATATCCAGAAGATACCGAAAATTACAGGTATTTATTAAATAATACTCCTATTTATGATCTCTCTTATAGTCTGGTAGATATACCTACAGACGATATTTCTATGCGTTATGATCATGCCCAATATTTTGAGACTAATGCGGCAAATTCAGAGTTCAATCGCCCCTTTAAGGATACTTATATTTTTGCTGATTCCATTTACCGTACTGGTGAGATGGATAGTGAGATAAAAGCGATGTACGAAGGACTTTATAGCGCCAATGTGGTGATTACTGAAGTTTTAGAAAGCACAAGTGGTGCAGAGCAGGAAAAAAATGCTTTGCAGGGTGAAGCCATGGTTCATAGGGCTTATTTATTTCTTAACCTGGTTAATACTTTCGGAAAAGCTTATGATGCTAATACGGCGAGTACAGATTTAGGAATTCCAATGTTTATCGAACCAACCGTAGATCAAGATATTAAAAGGGCGACAGTACAGGAAGTTTACGATCGCATCATTACAGATTTAACCTCAGCAGCCAATTCAGGCTTACCTGGAGTTCGCAGTGGTACAGAAGTTGGTTTTCCGTCTAAATCCAGTGCTCATGCATTGCTTGCGCGAACCTATTTATATATGGGCGATTATAGCAAAGCTTTAGAAAATGCAGAGCAAAGCCTTGCTTTACAAAACACCTTGCTAAATCTAGAGAATTATACGGAAACTCCAGATTTTAGCTGGCCACGACGAATAGAAGATCCAGAGCTTATTTTATCGAAAAAAACGATGAGGTCTTATAATTATCTACCAACATTGTTATCTCTAAGTGACGACTTGTTGAATAGTTTTGATAGCACCGATTTGCGTTATCAACTTTATACAAGACCTAACGAAGAGCTTACTTATGGGGATATTACAGAAGGAAGATCTTACTGTATAGCAAGGTTAACTGGAGAGAATCGTAATGCCGGGCCAACGGTGCCAGAAATGTATTTGATTAAAGCAGAATGTCTAGCTCGTGCTGGGAATACAGAAGCTGCTATGGATGCATTAAATACGTTAAGAGAAGCGCGTTTTAGAGCTGAAGATTATATCGCTTTAAGGGCTGGTGACCCTGAAGATGCTTTAATAAAAGTTCTGGCAGAGAGAAGACGTGAACTTATGGGAAAAGGTGGATTTAGATTATTCGATTTAAAACGTCTAAACAAAGACCCAAGATTTGCCAGAACAGTAGAGCATGAGTATTTAAATGAAACCTACACGTTAGAGCCGGGAGGTGATAGATATCAATTTCCTTTTGCTTCAACCTTATTCCAATACGCGCCTAACCTAGAGCAAAATCCATAA